One part of the Glycine soja cultivar W05 chromosome 11, ASM419377v2, whole genome shotgun sequence genome encodes these proteins:
- the LOC114375455 gene encoding UPF0496 protein At4g34320-like, whose product MGSHMSKKIPETSSIGLSTELHYKTELSSYEAACKLDSDLQSFDTTLQARTNQVINTLAVGVEVRALSFDSLKQITECLLEMNQEVVKVILDCKKDIWKSQELFELVEEYFENSLKTLDFCTALEKCLKRARDSQLLIHVALQQFEEESSGSGGDNRYPRTLQEFKNFKAAGDPFTEEFFQIFQSVYKHQIFMLEKLQLRKNKLDKKLKYIHSWRKVSSMIFVATFAAVLICSVVAAAIAAPPVAAAIAAATSIPIGSMGKWIDSLWRNYENALKGQKEVISSMQAGTYVAIKDLDNIRVLIDRLEIEIESLLHNVDFAIEEEAVKVAIEEIKKKLGVFMKNVEDLAVQADMCSRDIRRARTVVLQRIIKHPHN is encoded by the coding sequence ATGGGGAGTCATATGAGCAAGAAGATCCCTGAAACTTCTTCTATTGGCCTCAGCACCGAATTGCACTACAAAACTGAGTTGAGTTCCTATGAGGCTGCTTGCAAGCTTGATTCTGATTTGCAGTCCTTTGACACCACGCTTCAAGCTAGAACAAATCAGGTTATCAACACTCTTGCTGTTGGTGTTGAAGTTCGAGCCCTTTCATTTGATTCTCTGAAGCAAATCACAGAATGCCTTTTGGAGATGAACCAGGAAGTTGTCAAGGTAATCTTGGACTGCAAGAAAGACATATGGAAGAGCCAGGAACTGTTTGAACTGGTTGAGGAATACTTTGAGAATAGTCTGAAAACTTTGGACTTCTGCACTGCATTGGAGAAGTGCCTAAAACGCGCTCGCGACAGTCAGTTGCTTATTCATGTGGCTCTTCAACAGTTTGAGGAAGAATCATCAGGATCAGGAGGAGACAACCGCTACCCGAGGACATTGCAAGAATTTAAGAACTTCAAGGCCGCTGGTGATCCTTTCACTGAGGAATTCTTCCAGATATTTCAGTCTGTTTACAAGCACCAGATATTCATGCTTGAAAAGTTGCAGCTTAGGAAGAACAAGCTTGATAAGAAGCTCAAATACATCCATTCCTGGAGGAAGGTTTCGAGTATGATCTTTGTGGCGACTTTTGCTGCAGTCTTAATCTGCTCAGTTGTAGCAGCTGCTATCGCAGCCCCACCTGTTGCTGCTGCGATAGCTGCTGCTACGTCGATCCCAATTGGATCCATGGGAAAATGGATTGACTCCCTCTGGAGGAACTATGAAAATGCATTGAAGGGGCAAAAGGAAGTGATTAGCTCAATGCAGGCTGGAACATATGTTGCCATAAAGGACTTAGACAACATTAGGGTTCTCATTGATAGGCTTGAAATTGAGATTGAGTCTCTATTGCATAATGTGGATTTTGCCATTGAGGAAGAAGCTGTGAAAGTTGCAATAGAGGAGATCAAGAAGAAGCTTGGAGT